A DNA window from Fusobacteriaceae bacterium contains the following coding sequences:
- a CDS encoding ATP-binding protein, whose product MKNRPVYLKKLSPFVNKHMIKVVTGIRRSGKSMLLDLFRAHLLESGVKEGQIIKHNFEEFRYDGMDHKTLYALIEEQTAEKGEKYYLLLDEIQRIPDWEITVNALFLSPDLDIYLTGSNAKLLSSEISTYLTGRYVEIKMLPLSFKEYLDFIDFAAGGDTARAFADYLEYGGFPGRIDIVETPRANMDFLSGVYNTILMKDVITRNIIKDPPLLENLMKYLADNIGNPVSAKKISDYLSSAGQKTSSETVENYLHHLEEAFIIYKASRYDLKGKLLLKTQAKYYLTDSGIRTLLLSDGSRDYGRLLENVVYFELLRRGYRVNVGKSDDLEIDFVAKNLDELIYCQVVASVMDPATLEREVRPLEKLNDNHEKVVLTMDRLPFKDYRGIKIRNILDFLLEEQA is encoded by the coding sequence ATGAAAAATCGTCCCGTCTATCTCAAAAAACTTTCCCCCTTTGTGAACAAGCACATGATCAAAGTCGTCACAGGCATTAGACGTTCAGGCAAATCCATGCTGCTTGACCTTTTCAGGGCGCATTTGCTGGAAAGCGGCGTAAAAGAAGGTCAGATCATAAAACACAACTTTGAGGAATTCCGCTATGACGGCATGGACCACAAGACCCTGTACGCCCTGATTGAGGAGCAGACTGCGGAAAAAGGAGAAAAATATTATCTCCTGCTCGATGAAATTCAGCGGATCCCCGATTGGGAAATCACCGTTAACGCCCTTTTCCTGAGTCCGGACCTGGATATTTACCTGACCGGTTCCAACGCGAAACTGCTGTCCTCAGAAATCTCGACATACCTGACAGGACGTTACGTCGAAATCAAAATGCTTCCCCTCTCCTTCAAGGAATATCTCGATTTTATCGACTTCGCCGCCGGCGGCGATACCGCGCGCGCTTTTGCCGATTATCTGGAATATGGCGGTTTCCCGGGCAGGATTGACATTGTAGAGACGCCTCGCGCCAATATGGATTTCCTTTCCGGCGTCTACAACACGATCCTCATGAAGGACGTCATCACTCGCAACATCATCAAAGACCCGCCTTTGCTGGAAAACCTGATGAAATATCTCGCGGACAACATCGGCAATCCCGTTTCGGCAAAAAAAATCAGCGATTACCTCTCGAGCGCCGGACAGAAGACGTCCAGCGAGACTGTCGAAAACTATTTGCACCACCTTGAAGAGGCCTTTATCATTTACAAGGCGTCCCGCTATGACCTCAAGGGCAAGCTGCTTTTGAAGACCCAGGCCAAGTATTACCTGACGGATTCGGGGATCCGGACGCTGCTCTTGTCGGACGGCAGCCGCGATTACGGCAGACTTTTGGAAAATGTTGTGTATTTCGAGTTGCTGCGTCGCGGATATCGGGTCAATGTCGGAAAGTCCGACGACCTTGAGATTGATTTTGTGGCAAAGAATCTCGATGAATTGATTTATTGCCAGGTGGTCGCGTCCGTCATGGACCCCGCAACACTGGAGCGGGAAGTGAGACCGCTGGAAAAACTGAATGACAACCACGAAAAAGTGGTCCTGACCATGGACCGCCTGCCCTTCAAAGATTATCGCGGGATCAAAATCCGGAATATCTTGGATTTCCTGTTGGAAGAACAGGCCTGA